Proteins co-encoded in one Dreissena polymorpha isolate Duluth1 chromosome 12, UMN_Dpol_1.0, whole genome shotgun sequence genomic window:
- the LOC127853349 gene encoding plexin-A2-like yields the protein MMKRSAFGLKVARAAQRVRLAASGAMLRGLRVSDAAPACPDQTTAAVRSPVKCPQLETTSYDTDVVVHSGQNKSISVRVADIQPDQMDNVLCLFTYNWEVKYSTWKITSSNLECEALQFEFSDVMLPIVTAQFTVTSGKNSVPLDNPQNIKVRIYKCGTMVTNCSQCLSMDPE from the exons ATGATGAAG AGATCTGCTTTTGGACTTAAAGTTGCACGAGCTGCACAGAGAGTACGTTTGGCTGCAAGTGGTGCCATGTTGCGGGGACTGCGTGTCAGTGATGCAGCACCAGCCTGCCCGGATCAG ACTACAGCTGCAGTTCGATCCCCTGTCAAGTGTCCACAATTGGAAACTACCTCCTATGACACTGACGTGGTTGTACATTCCGGCCAGAATAAGAGCATCAGTGTACGTGTGGCGGACATTCAG CCAGACCAGATGGACAATGTCCTCTGCCTGTTCACGTACAACTGGGAAGTGAAGTACTCCACATGGAAAATCACGTCCTCCAACCTCGAGTGTGAGGCTCTCCAGTTTGAGTTCTCTGATGTCATGTTGCCCATAGTAACCGCTCAGTTCACCGTGACGAGTGGGAAGAACAGCGTTCCATTGGATAATCCACAAAATATCAAAG TCCGCATCTACAAGTGTGGTACCATGGTAACCAACTGCAGTCAGTGCCTTAGTATGGACCCGGAATAA